The following proteins are co-located in the Haloplanus sp. HW8-1 genome:
- a CDS encoding FAD:protein FMN transferase — protein sequence MAALETAYERVGAAHRDFRCCDTSFHIEVKGIRAAAAADAARRTVKELENQLNAFDADSAVGRLNSHGAVENEHVARLVHRGLEYYDRTENVFDVHQGRVEHSLKAYLRGDDDAVPETFDTGTISICGHHVSTEVTLDLNGLAKGYIVDRAAETLAGLGRRGFVSGGGDMSPPVGPVAVESPYSDAKPLKTLETEWAVATSGNYRRERAGTDHIYDPATGRLGSRHESVTVLAERDCMEADALATTLAALPLDEANTLADDWDGLEALIVHDGVFHPTDGFDTHVLDA from the coding sequence ATGGCCGCTCTCGAAACAGCGTACGAACGAGTGGGAGCCGCGCACCGTGATTTTCGGTGTTGTGACACGTCGTTTCACATCGAAGTGAAGGGAATCCGCGCCGCCGCTGCGGCGGACGCCGCCCGGCGCACAGTCAAGGAGCTTGAAAACCAGTTAAACGCGTTCGACGCCGATAGCGCAGTCGGTCGACTCAACAGCCACGGCGCAGTCGAGAACGAACACGTCGCTCGCCTCGTGCATCGTGGACTCGAATACTACGACCGAACCGAGAACGTCTTCGACGTTCACCAGGGCCGTGTCGAGCACTCGCTCAAGGCGTATCTCCGCGGGGACGATGACGCCGTCCCAGAAACGTTCGATACCGGGACGATCAGTATCTGCGGTCACCACGTCAGTACCGAGGTTACCCTCGATCTCAACGGGCTCGCCAAGGGGTACATCGTGGATCGAGCGGCGGAGACGCTCGCCGGACTCGGCCGACGTGGCTTCGTCAGCGGCGGTGGCGATATGTCGCCCCCAGTCGGGCCGGTCGCCGTCGAAAGTCCATACAGTGACGCGAAACCGCTCAAGACCCTCGAGACGGAGTGGGCGGTCGCCACCTCCGGAAATTATCGCCGCGAGCGGGCTGGTACTGACCACATCTACGATCCGGCGACCGGACGGCTTGGCTCCCGACACGAATCGGTGACCGTCCTCGCTGAGCGGGACTGTATGGAAGCGGACGCACTTGCGACGACGCTCGCCGCCCTCCCGCTCGATGAGGCCAATACACTCGCTGATGACTGGGATGGACTCGAGGCGCTCATCGTTCACGACGGCGTCTTCCACCCGACAGACGGCTTCGACACCCATGTCCTGGACGCGTAA
- a CDS encoding heavy-metal-associated domain-containing protein, translating to MSDTTQFRVLDFDCPTCASTVERALDNVDGVQYVEVHYATGRVEIEYDDGVADPDAFAETIEKQGYTPQPA from the coding sequence ATGAGCGACACCACCCAGTTCCGCGTCCTCGACTTCGACTGCCCGACCTGTGCGAGTACGGTCGAACGCGCCCTCGACAACGTCGACGGCGTCCAGTATGTCGAAGTCCACTACGCGACCGGCCGCGTCGAGATCGAGTACGACGACGGCGTCGCCGACCCCGACGCCTTTGCAGAGACCATCGAAAAGCAGGGCTACACGCCCCAGCCCGCCTAA
- a CDS encoding winged helix-turn-helix transcriptional regulator has protein sequence MSEPELELSSRRAIYQYVADNPGVHFRRILDELEYAQGTLQYQLRWLVDEGLIEVSDDGQYTRYYPAAEFDEADRTVMNALRRGYSRRILAHLLAAEPLTTSELSERLDKAQSTVSWHLSNLADAGLVTKERDGRRVIYEVTDADRVTYLYTVHRQSFTDRVVDRLLDLWEGY, from the coding sequence ATGTCGGAGCCAGAGCTGGAGCTATCGTCCCGTCGCGCAATCTACCAGTACGTCGCCGACAACCCGGGTGTCCACTTCCGCCGGATTCTCGACGAACTCGAGTACGCGCAGGGGACGCTCCAGTACCAGCTCCGGTGGCTCGTCGACGAAGGGCTCATAGAGGTGTCCGACGACGGCCAGTATACCCGTTACTACCCGGCCGCCGAGTTCGACGAGGCCGACCGGACCGTAATGAACGCCCTCCGACGCGGGTACAGCCGTCGGATCCTCGCCCATCTCCTCGCGGCCGAGCCGCTCACGACGAGCGAACTGAGCGAGCGGCTGGACAAAGCCCAGTCGACCGTCTCCTGGCATCTCTCGAACCTTGCCGATGCCGGCCTCGTCACGAAAGAGCGGGATGGCCGGCGCGTCATCTACGAAGTTACCGACGCGGACCGCGTCACGTATCTCTACACGGTACACCGGCAGTCGTTCACGGACCGCGTCGTCGACCGGCTGTTGGATCTCTGGGAGGGTTACTGA
- a CDS encoding IS1595 family transposase has product MFPVELLNSEASAANLLQQVRWRDGLYCPRCRSESVIKHGSYREYQRYFCKDCDRTFNTRTGTTFAHAKIGLDKLLFAFYTLLRFNTSIRQLDAELDVSYRSLRRRVEQFARTLDAPAINLVGPVEIDEVYVTAGLKGRERDQESHSRGLSKRGRGSYAEDKPPVFILVDRGSDQQYVVPAKSADESTVRLLLGDHEEESLTVYTDGFRAYDPLEDDENFQREAVIHSDGEYVDDDAHVNTCESHASLARRWLSPHRGVSKDKLTPYLRAFQLRRRIFRKPGRDALKEIVRTVL; this is encoded by the coding sequence ATGTTCCCAGTTGAATTGCTGAACTCAGAGGCGAGTGCCGCGAACCTGCTCCAGCAGGTTCGCTGGCGTGATGGCCTCTACTGCCCGCGCTGCCGGTCTGAGTCGGTGATCAAACACGGCAGCTACCGAGAGTATCAACGGTACTTCTGTAAGGATTGTGACCGTACGTTCAACACCAGGACCGGCACGACCTTCGCGCACGCGAAGATCGGCCTCGACAAGCTCTTGTTCGCGTTCTACACGTTGCTTCGGTTCAACACGAGTATTCGCCAGCTAGACGCTGAACTCGATGTCTCCTACCGGTCGCTCCGGCGGCGCGTCGAGCAGTTCGCCAGAACGCTCGACGCGCCAGCCATCAACCTCGTTGGCCCAGTCGAAATCGACGAAGTGTACGTGACTGCAGGCCTGAAAGGCCGCGAGCGCGACCAAGAGTCGCACTCGCGTGGTCTTTCGAAACGTGGTCGTGGAAGCTATGCCGAGGACAAGCCACCAGTGTTCATACTCGTTGATCGTGGGAGCGATCAGCAATACGTCGTGCCAGCGAAATCCGCTGACGAATCGACCGTGCGACTCCTCCTCGGCGACCACGAGGAGGAGTCGCTGACCGTCTATACTGACGGATTTCGAGCGTACGATCCACTCGAAGATGACGAGAACTTCCAGCGAGAAGCAGTGATTCACAGCGACGGCGAATACGTTGATGACGACGCACACGTGAACACCTGCGAGAGCCACGCGTCGCTGGCGCGACGGTGGCTCTCGCCGCACCGAGGCGTCTCAAAAGACAAGCTGACGCCGTATCTCAGAGCCTTCCAGCTTCGCCGACGAATCTTCCGCAAACCTGGTCGAGATGCTCTCAAAGAAATCGTCCGAACCGTTCTCTAA
- a CDS encoding ArsR/SmtB family transcription factor: protein MSDSDTDHRLEDIAVRDTRVSDAIDEPMRAMILDILAEKALTATEVHERLEDRGIDRTENTVRHHINELRDAGLVDVVRFEEGRGGTTKYYHANTIVLSYSLPDSADAAVEEMIDAIQPQITDALTTLTDEYDDAIEEIVADMQPCEHCRTQKYETYVLLTVLRRAFVRSSRN, encoded by the coding sequence ATGAGTGATTCCGACACCGACCACCGTCTCGAGGACATCGCGGTGCGAGACACTCGGGTTTCGGACGCCATCGACGAGCCGATGCGGGCGATGATCCTCGATATTCTGGCCGAGAAGGCCCTGACCGCGACCGAGGTCCACGAACGCCTCGAAGATCGCGGCATCGACCGGACTGAGAACACGGTTCGCCACCACATCAACGAGCTCCGGGACGCGGGCCTCGTCGATGTCGTTCGCTTCGAGGAGGGGCGCGGTGGGACGACGAAGTACTACCACGCGAACACGATCGTTCTCTCGTACTCACTACCGGATTCGGCCGACGCCGCCGTCGAGGAGATGATCGACGCTATCCAGCCCCAGATTACGGACGCACTCACCACGCTCACGGACGAGTACGACGATGCGATCGAGGAAATCGTCGCGGACATGCAGCCCTGCGAACACTGCCGGACCCAGAAATACGAGACGTACGTCCTCCTGACTGTCCTGCGGCGTGCGTTCGTCCGTTCGTCCCGAAACTAA
- a CDS encoding heavy metal translocating P-type ATPase: protein MNKRAITQYYRKHRKAIVTATSGLLYGGGWSLGYLTSFEIASAAILVLATTVGGYDIAKTAYHEVTNRTLGIKTLVTLAAIGAIVIGEYWEAAAVVFLFSLGSYLEGRTMRKTRTALQELLEMTPDTATVRRDGDLQEVPARQVEEGEIVIVKPGGKIPVDGTVVDGESAVNQAPVTGESAPVHKADGDEVYAGTVNQEGALEIRTTGAGSDTTLERIIRRVEEAQEAQSPTESLIDRFAKYYTPAVVVLAIGAFAVTGNAILSLTLLVIGCPGALVIGPPVSIVSAIGNAARSGVLMKGSEHLERAGKIDLVAFDKTGTLTKGETRVAASQPRNDEGGGAALAVADVEGFGVTDDEVLSLAATAEKKSEHHLADAIVDAAREGPTAATDGGATVTQVDDTDAGRQSIPDPDDFDVVAGKGVIAHTDSHELVVGNRALLDDRDIDVPSRVTEYVREREERGETVVHVVRRAVGATNGSETAERANGERERPVSGDWDIIGAIAMRDELREAAPGVVASLQDAGIETVMLTGDNERTAAAVAKEAGFIGLRERGGEAATQEVGIDEYRAELLPEDKQSVIEAYQADGHVVAMVGDGINDAPSLATADVGIAMGAAGTDTAIETADMALMADDLERIPYAVKLSKATRWNVLENVGLAVLTVTVLLAGVLTSYVTLAAGMLVHEASVLAVILNGMRLLRY, encoded by the coding sequence ATGAACAAACGAGCGATCACGCAGTACTACCGGAAACACCGGAAGGCTATCGTCACGGCGACGAGCGGCCTCCTCTACGGCGGCGGCTGGAGTCTCGGCTACCTCACGAGTTTCGAGATAGCAAGCGCCGCCATCCTCGTCCTCGCGACGACCGTGGGTGGCTACGACATCGCCAAGACCGCCTACCACGAGGTCACCAACCGGACGCTCGGCATCAAGACGCTGGTGACGCTGGCCGCGATCGGGGCCATCGTCATCGGGGAGTACTGGGAGGCCGCAGCCGTGGTCTTCCTGTTCAGCCTCGGCAGCTACCTCGAGGGCCGGACGATGCGGAAGACCCGGACGGCCCTCCAGGAGCTACTGGAGATGACACCCGACACGGCGACCGTTCGTCGCGACGGGGACCTCCAGGAAGTCCCCGCCCGCCAGGTCGAAGAGGGCGAGATAGTTATCGTCAAACCGGGCGGGAAGATTCCGGTCGACGGGACCGTCGTCGACGGCGAGAGTGCGGTCAACCAGGCGCCGGTCACGGGCGAGAGCGCACCCGTCCACAAGGCCGACGGCGACGAAGTCTACGCCGGGACGGTCAACCAGGAAGGCGCACTGGAGATCCGGACGACGGGCGCAGGCTCGGACACGACGCTCGAACGCATCATCCGCCGCGTCGAGGAGGCCCAGGAGGCCCAGTCGCCCACGGAGAGTCTCATCGATCGGTTCGCGAAGTACTACACGCCGGCCGTCGTCGTGCTCGCCATCGGCGCGTTCGCTGTCACGGGGAACGCGATCCTGTCGCTGACGCTGCTGGTCATCGGCTGTCCCGGGGCGCTCGTCATCGGGCCGCCGGTCAGCATCGTCTCGGCCATCGGGAACGCCGCCCGGTCGGGCGTGCTGATGAAGGGCAGCGAACACCTCGAACGCGCCGGCAAGATCGACCTCGTCGCCTTCGACAAGACGGGGACGCTCACGAAGGGCGAGACCCGCGTGGCGGCTTCGCAGCCACGGAATGACGAGGGCGGCGGAGCCGCCCTCGCTGTCGCCGACGTCGAGGGGTTCGGCGTCACCGACGACGAGGTCCTCTCGCTCGCGGCGACCGCCGAGAAGAAGAGCGAGCACCACCTCGCCGACGCCATCGTCGACGCGGCCCGCGAGGGCCCGACCGCTGCGACGGATGGCGGTGCGACGGTCACCCAGGTAGACGATACGGACGCGGGACGCCAGTCGATTCCCGATCCGGACGACTTCGACGTCGTCGCCGGCAAGGGCGTTATCGCCCATACCGATAGCCACGAACTCGTCGTCGGCAACCGCGCGCTGCTGGACGACCGCGACATCGACGTCCCCAGTCGAGTCACCGAATACGTCCGCGAGCGGGAGGAGCGCGGCGAAACGGTCGTCCACGTCGTGCGGCGGGCGGTCGGAGCGACTAACGGGAGCGAGACCGCCGAACGCGCGAACGGGGAGCGGGAGCGACCCGTGAGCGGCGACTGGGACATCATCGGCGCGATCGCGATGCGGGACGAACTCCGAGAGGCCGCTCCTGGCGTCGTCGCGTCACTCCAAGACGCTGGCATCGAGACGGTGATGCTCACCGGCGACAACGAGCGGACGGCCGCCGCCGTTGCCAAGGAGGCCGGTTTCATCGGCCTCCGAGAACGTGGCGGCGAGGCCGCCACGCAGGAGGTCGGCATCGACGAGTACCGCGCCGAACTCCTCCCCGAAGACAAGCAGTCCGTCATCGAAGCCTACCAGGCCGACGGCCACGTCGTCGCGATGGTCGGCGACGGCATCAACGACGCGCCGTCGCTGGCGACCGCCGACGTCGGCATCGCGATGGGTGCTGCGGGGACGGACACCGCCATCGAGACGGCGGACATGGCGTTGATGGCCGACGACCTCGAACGGATTCCGTACGCGGTCAAATTGAGCAAGGCGACGCGTTGGAACGTCCTCGAGAACGTCGGACTCGCGGTGCTGACCGTGACCGTTCTCCTCGCGGGCGTACTCACGAGCTACGTCACCCTCGCTGCGGGAATGCTCGTCCACGAGGCCAGCGTCCTCGCGGTGATCCTCAACGGGATGCGACTGCTCCGCTACTGA
- a CDS encoding DUF3784 domain-containing protein codes for MTEDALSAIGAGIFVGVLGVLIKYVGVVGLIAGYDPEKVADEEGLADFIGMNALYVAVLTVCVGVLELQPSTVDSEWYWIVFVLAIVVIAVRMIRGARRYESTSERNNTN; via the coding sequence ATGACTGAAGACGCACTGTCTGCGATCGGAGCGGGAATCTTCGTTGGTGTCCTCGGCGTACTGATCAAGTACGTGGGTGTGGTGGGCTTGATCGCTGGATACGACCCCGAGAAGGTTGCAGACGAAGAGGGTCTAGCTGACTTTATTGGCATGAACGCACTCTACGTGGCGGTCCTAACGGTCTGCGTCGGTGTGCTGGAACTTCAGCCGTCGACCGTCGACAGCGAGTGGTACTGGATCGTGTTCGTGCTCGCCATCGTTGTTATCGCCGTCCGAATGATCCGGGGTGCTCGCCGCTACGAGTCCACTTCCGAACGGAACAACACTAACTGA
- a CDS encoding cupredoxin domain-containing protein, with product MSQPRLTRRRLLEGTAGLAVAGLAGCTGAPSGSGQQAAGDTPTEEGESGGDDQPGHGQEEHGHDTVSEPKASREVAVNTARTERSTEYHFDPHVTWVEVGGTVTWRLESGTHTATAYHPGNDQPRLVPEGTDAWDSGTISEEGETFEHTFGTEGVYHYLCTPHEQFGMIATVIVGEPHLEDQRALQTMPENKPEEVHRKLEELNTMVREIMGEGPHEEETHTQEESHTDDGHGHEEETHTEEETHTDDGHGHEEETHTEEETHTDDGHGHDDETHTPKRK from the coding sequence ATGAGCCAACCACGACTCACGCGACGGCGACTGCTCGAAGGAACCGCTGGTTTAGCTGTTGCTGGGCTGGCCGGCTGTACCGGCGCTCCGAGCGGGTCGGGGCAACAGGCAGCGGGGGATACTCCCACAGAGGAGGGAGAATCCGGGGGAGACGACCAACCCGGCCATGGACAAGAAGAACACGGCCACGACACGGTGAGCGAACCCAAAGCGTCACGCGAGGTGGCGGTCAACACGGCGCGAACCGAGAGGTCGACCGAGTATCACTTCGACCCCCACGTCACGTGGGTCGAGGTCGGCGGGACGGTCACGTGGCGACTCGAGAGCGGCACGCACACCGCAACCGCGTACCACCCAGGTAACGACCAACCGCGACTCGTTCCCGAGGGGACGGACGCCTGGGATAGCGGAACGATATCAGAGGAAGGCGAGACGTTCGAACACACCTTCGGGACAGAGGGAGTCTACCACTACCTCTGTACGCCCCACGAGCAGTTCGGGATGATAGCCACCGTCATCGTCGGGGAGCCGCACCTCGAAGATCAGCGGGCGCTCCAGACGATGCCGGAGAACAAACCCGAGGAAGTCCACAGAAAACTCGAGGAGCTCAACACGATGGTCCGAGAGATCATGGGGGAGGGCCCTCACGAGGAGGAGACGCACACCCAAGAGGAGTCCCATACCGACGACGGCCACGGTCACGAAGAAGAGACACACACGGAAGAGGAGACCCATACCGACGACGGCCACGGTCACGAAGAAGAGACACACACGGAAGAGGAGACCCATACCGACGACGGCCACGGTCACGACGATGAGACACACACACCCAAGCGTAAATAA
- a CDS encoding DUF7521 family protein translates to MTSHWDLALVGVRVLLLLIGLATTTISFRAYRRDRTRYLRDATIGFGFITFGVLIEGFLYQYTELTLTQVHIAESVALVFGLGVLLSSFLD, encoded by the coding sequence ATGACCAGTCACTGGGACCTCGCGTTAGTCGGTGTTCGTGTCCTCTTACTCCTGATAGGCCTTGCGACGACTACGATCAGTTTCCGCGCCTACCGCCGAGACAGGACCCGATACCTCCGTGACGCGACGATCGGATTCGGATTTATCACGTTTGGTGTTCTCATCGAGGGATTCCTCTACCAGTACACTGAATTGACGCTCACGCAAGTCCATATTGCTGAATCCGTGGCTCTTGTCTTCGGGCTCGGTGTGCTTCTCAGCTCGTTTCTCGATTAG
- a CDS encoding permease — protein MQATILDGVLESLRIGVGFLWTAAWAIIMGLTITSLVQVYVSKERMAQVLGDGDLSGLTKATALGAASSGCSFGAVAIGKGLFKKGAHAVNFLAFMFASTNLIVELGLMILILLGWEFLLAELLGGLILIAVMAVIVHLTLPENLFSEVRETLNERDHTSAVTEDPTCGMEGKDEYTLTTDGSETLKFCSEGCMETYRQEASSSGGWREELLSWGGWYKIGNQYRKEWSMIWKDVVAGFLISGFVIVFVPQWVWSTLFIQGDGLLVTAENAIMGVAIAVISFVGSMGNVPFAVALWGGGISFAGVIAFVYADLITIPVLNVYRKYYGWKIMLYILGVFFVTMAFTGFLMELLFDALGIVPDLAGGETATEQTYFELNYTFYLNLIAFALSGFLLYVYRRGLGAPGQYRDPVCGMRTDDEGPSASHDGTTYYFCSKTCKRQFEEEPTEFADQTPQISSHDHDHDH, from the coding sequence ATGCAGGCGACGATACTCGACGGCGTTCTCGAATCCCTCCGCATCGGTGTCGGGTTCCTCTGGACGGCGGCGTGGGCGATCATCATGGGGCTCACGATCACGAGTCTCGTCCAAGTCTACGTCTCCAAGGAGCGAATGGCCCAGGTCTTGGGTGATGGCGATCTGAGCGGTCTCACCAAAGCGACCGCGCTCGGAGCAGCGAGTAGTGGCTGTAGTTTTGGGGCCGTCGCCATCGGGAAAGGCTTGTTCAAGAAGGGTGCCCACGCGGTGAACTTCCTCGCGTTCATGTTCGCCTCGACGAACCTCATCGTCGAACTCGGGCTGATGATCCTGATCCTGCTAGGGTGGGAATTTCTTCTCGCGGAGTTGCTCGGCGGCCTCATCCTCATCGCCGTCATGGCGGTCATCGTTCACCTCACGCTGCCCGAGAACCTGTTCAGCGAAGTTCGAGAAACGCTCAACGAGCGCGATCACACGTCGGCCGTCACGGAAGACCCCACCTGCGGGATGGAGGGGAAAGACGAGTACACCCTCACGACTGACGGCAGCGAGACGCTCAAATTCTGCTCGGAGGGCTGTATGGAGACCTACCGTCAGGAGGCGTCAAGTAGCGGCGGGTGGCGCGAGGAGCTACTGTCGTGGGGTGGCTGGTATAAGATCGGGAACCAGTACCGCAAGGAGTGGTCGATGATCTGGAAGGACGTCGTCGCGGGCTTTCTCATCTCCGGGTTCGTCATCGTCTTCGTCCCCCAGTGGGTGTGGAGCACCCTGTTCATCCAGGGCGACGGCCTGCTCGTGACTGCCGAGAACGCGATCATGGGCGTCGCAATCGCTGTCATCAGCTTTGTCGGCAGTATGGGTAACGTCCCGTTCGCCGTCGCGCTCTGGGGCGGTGGCATCAGCTTCGCGGGCGTCATCGCGTTCGTCTACGCCGACCTCATCACGATTCCCGTGTTGAACGTCTACCGGAAGTACTACGGCTGGAAGATTATGCTCTACATCCTCGGTGTGTTCTTCGTCACGATGGCGTTCACCGGCTTCCTCATGGAACTGCTATTCGACGCGCTCGGCATCGTCCCGGATCTGGCCGGCGGTGAAACTGCGACCGAGCAGACGTACTTCGAACTCAACTACACGTTCTACCTCAACCTCATCGCCTTCGCGCTCTCTGGATTCCTTCTCTACGTTTACCGGCGGGGACTCGGCGCACCGGGTCAGTATCGTGATCCGGTGTGCGGGATGCGAACCGACGATGAGGGCCCGAGTGCGTCCCATGATGGGACGACGTACTATTTCTGCTCGAAGACTTGCAAGCGCCAGTTCGAAGAAGAACCGACGGAATTTGCTGATCAAACCCCGCAGATATCAAGTCACGATCACGACCATGACCACTGA
- a CDS encoding DUF7521 family protein: MHIELVIAKLVTVGLGLLITYQAYKGYRTYGSEPMRYVAIGFLFISIGSVIEGVLFDVVGLSIFLAGTIQTAIVAVGMLVILYSLYGQIPQQSKGVEGP; this comes from the coding sequence ATGCACATCGAACTCGTCATTGCGAAGCTCGTCACGGTCGGACTGGGGCTGTTGATAACGTACCAGGCGTACAAGGGGTATCGAACGTACGGCAGCGAGCCGATGCGCTACGTCGCCATCGGTTTCCTGTTCATCAGTATCGGCTCCGTCATCGAGGGCGTCCTGTTCGATGTCGTCGGCCTGTCGATCTTCCTAGCAGGGACCATCCAGACGGCCATCGTCGCAGTCGGGATGCTCGTCATTCTGTACTCGCTGTACGGCCAGATACCACAGCAATCGAAGGGGGTGGAAGGTCCATGA
- a CDS encoding thrombospondin type 3 repeat-containing protein, with amino-acid sequence MSWTRKQRITIAALLMLVVAVPLLWQIGNVRATQATEQKQADLVNQTVATRHAPDDYDGDGIPDSQDQCPTRPETDNNFQDADGCPDVVATTGAS; translated from the coding sequence ATGTCCTGGACGCGTAAACAACGCATCACGATCGCCGCCCTCCTCATGCTAGTCGTCGCGGTCCCCCTGCTCTGGCAGATCGGGAACGTCCGGGCGACACAGGCGACCGAACAGAAACAGGCAGACCTCGTCAACCAGACCGTCGCGACGCGCCACGCACCCGACGACTACGACGGGGACGGCATCCCCGACTCACAGGACCAGTGTCCGACGCGGCCGGAAACGGATAACAACTTCCAGGATGCGGATGGCTGTCCTGATGTCGTCGCCACGACGGGGGCCTCGTGA
- a CDS encoding ArsR/SmtB family transcription factor, with product MSTDDRSDELLELLGQERVRQILAATSRTPKSAKELSEECDVALSTVYRRVEDMIASDLLVERTRIESDGSHHSVYEANVDHLDVDIEDGTIDVSVHVREDAAQRFSRIWSDIRES from the coding sequence GTGTCCACTGACGACCGCTCCGACGAGCTTCTGGAGCTGCTCGGTCAGGAGCGCGTCCGGCAGATTCTGGCCGCGACGAGCCGTACTCCCAAGTCGGCGAAGGAACTCAGCGAGGAGTGTGACGTCGCTCTCTCGACCGTCTATCGCCGGGTCGAGGACATGATTGCAAGCGACCTGCTCGTCGAGCGGACACGCATCGAATCAGACGGAAGTCACCACAGCGTCTACGAGGCGAACGTCGACCACCTCGACGTCGATATCGAGGACGGAACCATCGACGTCAGCGTCCACGTTCGTGAGGACGCCGCCCAGCGGTTCTCGCGCATCTGGAGCGACATCCGGGAGAGTTGA
- a CDS encoding DoxX family protein: MRQQIQTTILGREYTLELSGTLTGYWLVFLRLLVGWWFLHEGLNKYVAPGRFRAGWFLEKTGTVVSPVLNAFAGGATEAAVELVVPAGEVLIGLGVILGLLTRTAAFFGTFMLFFFYFGSEHWRRGLVNGELMGLVLFVTIVVFGAGRVWGVDSYLETTDLVRNRPWLRYLLG; encoded by the coding sequence ATGAGACAACAGATTCAGACGACTATCCTCGGTCGAGAGTACACGCTCGAGCTCTCGGGGACGCTGACGGGTTACTGGCTCGTCTTTCTCCGGTTGCTCGTGGGCTGGTGGTTCCTCCACGAGGGGTTGAACAAGTACGTCGCTCCGGGCCGGTTCCGGGCCGGCTGGTTTCTGGAGAAGACGGGCACGGTCGTCTCGCCCGTTCTCAACGCGTTCGCGGGCGGCGCGACGGAAGCGGCCGTCGAACTCGTCGTCCCGGCCGGCGAGGTGTTGATCGGTCTCGGGGTGATTCTCGGTCTCCTGACGCGAACGGCCGCGTTTTTCGGCACGTTCATGCTCTTCTTCTTCTACTTCGGGTCCGAACACTGGCGCCGCGGCCTCGTCAACGGCGAGTTGATGGGGCTCGTCCTGTTCGTGACGATCGTCGTCTTCGGGGCCGGGCGTGTCTGGGGCGTCGACTCCTATCTGGAGACGACCGATCTCGTGCGAAACAGACCGTGGCTGCGGTACCTACTCGGCTGA
- a CDS encoding helix-turn-helix transcriptional regulator — MNRRRADTVVGVLLGFVLLAGGAFSWRAYQQHRAIEQSMGPMMDSSMGTMHGPDPLWYVVGTLLVAGVIGGVYYVVRKELTDPEVVDTTAPVDPAQTSAATATSVDGEASPPTSINPESDPQGRVLDILPDDERRVLEPVLNSPGITQIELRDRSDFSKSKVSQTVSSLEERGLLYRERQGRTYRIYPSDDLR; from the coding sequence ATGAATCGCCGTCGAGCAGATACTGTCGTCGGTGTGCTCCTCGGATTCGTCCTCCTAGCCGGCGGGGCATTCAGCTGGCGGGCCTATCAACAGCATCGGGCTATCGAGCAATCGATGGGGCCGATGATGGATTCATCTATGGGGACGATGCACGGCCCAGACCCGCTCTGGTACGTGGTTGGCACCCTGCTGGTCGCAGGTGTTATCGGTGGCGTCTATTATGTGGTCCGGAAAGAACTCACCGATCCAGAAGTGGTCGACACAACGGCGCCTGTCGATCCCGCACAGACATCGGCGGCAACGGCTACGTCGGTGGACGGTGAGGCCTCGCCACCGACGTCTATCAATCCTGAATCGGACCCACAGGGGAGGGTTCTCGATATCTTACCGGATGATGAACGACGCGTCCTCGAGCCCGTCCTGAACTCCCCCGGAATCACGCAGATCGAACTCCGGGATCGGTCCGATTTCTCGAAGAGCAAGGTGAGCCAGACCGTGAGTTCCCTTGAGGAGCGCGGTCTGCTGTATCGGGAACGCCAGGGCCGTACGTATCGCATCTATCCGAGCGATGATCTGCGGTAA